In Nymphalis io chromosome 13, ilAglIoxx1.1, whole genome shotgun sequence, one genomic interval encodes:
- the LOC126772920 gene encoding uncharacterized protein LOC126772920, whose product MEDEVEDIVGDVKYTDSQKSVTTSAVYSLDFTDSSSDKHNSSGKDTYVIEYDSDDSDKTFQVHKSESNINLTDKESVLNVRQNTKAATNPEIFTQTSKTIIELAQKETNKPIENTLETQTSFVSITENQSIAYKIQILGTNRSYNSDELRETQSTNGKLFKKNISNVQNYTNSLILTNTFEDTATVFSPLEQEKNTDDEHGKSVNNLDEGVIRFIEESKEDTEIKAPSTILHSYTSEFESSNFDSDIENDSLMENEYYDGKTKSRDDNSETSEMLNSIDSDVEELYYKLSQSPQLLSPNLSVEPAVRNIGLLSPLTEETVQKKDSIVDLTPSVETLTKSSGYSDNNTLFVNNAGMKVTLFTDHDSTNDNINLKLPPIYKNQSCPSSPHLNFLFTLNNQKHIKKTGTLPSLYERQNEQFDRWEIGTKDLASGESPNINKNNEPMKILKDSIHLPAIHLEGLTNNTNNRTNCFTSSIQQSSINGSFDIISIQGKIKELKMSAKKPRTKYSSRSVSPTSLSSPNESKICDTAEKACDLLCTELLRRLRSTSWVEITETLGDLPKALEKFWSVVTENRIADLIRQVSGHIESPRTQVARAACKTLAEILKNTNYTKKPDFYEAMSALLIKTGSYNRPVRREANVALDDIVCSADVTQCVAAICVYGVSHKSILVRCSSARLLVVCCALAEGGRQILRTRPPSAAAARRHALRSLAELLQDKNIDTRKYAERLYAILRPLPNFEAYFLTDVDAELASKHMKKYDQLLNNSKTR is encoded by the exons atg GAAGATGAAGTCGAAGACATTGTGGGTGACGTTAAATATACCGATTCCCAAAAAAGTGTGACCACTTCAGCTGTATATTCATTAGATTTTACAGACAGCAGTTCAGACAAACATAATTCTTCTGGTAAAGATACATACGTCATAGAATATGATAGTGACGACAGTGACAAAACATTTCAAGTGCATAAAAGTGAGAGCAACATAAATTTGACAGATAAAGAATCAGTTTTAAATGTAAGACAAAATACTAAAGCAGCTACCAATCCA GAGATATTCACACAAACCAGCAAGACTATTATTGAACTGGctcaaaaagaaacaaataaaccaATAGAAAACACACTGGAAACACAAACTTCATTTGTATCTATAACCGAAAACCAATCAATAgcgtataaaatacaaatacttgGTACAAATCGTAGCTATAATAGTGATGAATTGAGAGAAACACAGTCCACCAAtggaaaattgtttaaaaaaaatatcagtaacGTACAAAACTATACCAATAGTCTGATTTTAACAAATACTTTTGAAGACACGGCCACTGTTTTCAGTCCATTAGAACAAGAAAAAAACACTGACGATGAGCATGGAAAGAGTGTAAATAATTTAGATGAAGGCGTTATCCGTTTCATTGAAGAATCGAAGGAAGACACGGAAATTAAAGCTCCAAGTACAATACTTCATAGCTACACCAGTGAATTTGAATCAAGTAATTTCGACTCTGATATCGAAAATGATTCTCTGATGGAAAACGAATACTATGATGGTAAGACTAAGAGTAGAGATGACAATAGTGAAACAAGCGAGATGCTAAATTCTATTGATAGCGATGTTGAGGagctgtattataaattatcacagAGTCCTCAGTTATTATCACCAAATTTATCCGTGGAACCGGCTGTCCGAAACATTGGTTTGTTATCGCCACTTACAGAAGAAACAGTACAGAAAAAAGATAGTATTGTTGATTTAACGCCAAGCGTTGAAACATTAACTAAATCCAGCGGATATAGCGATAACAACACTCTCTTTGTGAACAATGCTGGAATGAAGGTAACATTATTCACAGACCACGACAGCACAAACGATAATATCAATTTGAAATTACCCCCTATTTATAAGAATCAGTCTTGCCCAAGTTCTCCccatttaaactttttatttactctcaataatcaaaaacatattaagAAAACTGGCACGCTGCCTTCCTTATACGAAAGACAGAATGAACAATTTGACAGATGGGAAATAGGTACAAAAGATTTGGCATCCGGTGAAAGTccgaatataaacaaaaacaatg AGCCAATGAAGATTTTAAAAGACAGTATCCACTTACCCGCAATTCACTTAGAAGGGTTGACTAACAATACGAATAACAGAACAAATTGTTTTACATCAAGTATACAACAATCATCAATCAACGGTTCCTTCGACATAATCAGTATTCAAGGAAAAATAAAAGAGTTAAAGATGAGTGCTAAGAAACCAAG GACTAAGTATTCAAGCAGAAGTGTATCGCCTACTAGCTTGTCATCTCCCAATGAAAGCAAGATATGCGATACTGCTGAAAAAGCTTGTGACCTTCTCTGTACTGAATTACTACGTAGACTGCGATCGACGTCTTG ggtTGAAATAACAGAGACATTAGGAGATTTACCAAAAGCTTTAGAAAAATTTTGGTCTGTTGTCACGGAAAATCGCATTGCTGATTTAATAAGACAG GTGTCGGGGCACATAGAGTCTCCGCGCACGCAAGTCGCACGTGCAGCTTGCAAGACTCTTGcggaaattttaaaaaataccaacTATACTAAAAAGCCT GACTTTTATGAAGCTATGTCAGCGTTATTGATAAAGACTGGTAGTTACAATCGGCCCGTGAGGCGAGAAGCAAACGTTGCTCTCGACGACATCGTCTGCAGTGCTGACGTCACGCAGTGTGTCGCCGCCATCTGCGTATATGGAGTCAG TCACAAGAGCATATTAGTCCGTTGCTCATCCGCACGTCTACTCGTTGTGTGTTGCGCCCTGGCGGAAGGAGGCCGACAGATTCTGCGCACGCGCCCTCCATCCGCAGCCGCAGCGCGGAGACACGCTTTACGCTCACTAGCGGAATTAttacaagataaaaatattgacacAAG GAAATACGCTGAACGTCTTTATGCGATACTACGACCGCTTCCGAACTTCGAAGCCTACTTTCTAACTGATGTGGACGCGGAACTCGCTTCAAAACACATGAAGAAATATGATCAGCTGTTAAACAACTCCAAAACCAGGTGA